The following coding sequences are from one Virgibacillus necropolis window:
- a CDS encoding spore coat protein: MPPQASHGGHELFDAHEALSTLTGGLEQYLLYEQHIKSPELKTMQQRHRTFLTQLYNTIVETMKTGQEPTVKTQTYNMQQNNDVIYGMQPTAPKSPSQSVSQINDECVSGYMLGVMKSTASAFTMTSLEVTNPVLRRVFADSVPNIVEMAYEVFLFQNKNQYYQVPQLPPQDMQTIMNSFAPIQGTMPH; encoded by the coding sequence ATGCCACCACAAGCAAGCCATGGTGGGCATGAACTTTTTGACGCACATGAGGCATTATCAACATTGACAGGTGGATTGGAACAATATTTACTGTATGAACAGCACATCAAGAGTCCTGAATTAAAAACAATGCAACAGCGTCATCGCACATTTTTAACTCAGCTTTATAATACAATTGTTGAAACCATGAAAACAGGTCAAGAACCAACTGTCAAAACTCAAACGTATAATATGCAACAAAATAATGATGTCATTTATGGAATGCAACCAACAGCACCAAAGTCTCCAAGTCAATCCGTTAGTCAAATAAATGATGAGTGTGTATCAGGTTATATGCTCGGAGTAATGAAATCAACCGCTTCAGCATTCACCATGACTTCACTCGAGGTTACTAACCCTGTTCTCAGACGTGTATTCGCTGACAGTGTTCCGAATATCGTCGAAATGGCATATGAAGTATTTTTATTTCAAAATAAAAATCAATACTATCAGGTTCCACAATTACCACCGCAGGATATGCAAACAATCATGAATAGCTTTGCACCAATCCAAGGAACCATGCCACATTAG
- a CDS encoding short chain dehydrogenase yields the protein MKILVIGASGTIGKEVTKELEHDHDIILAGRNGADISVDITSPDSIKNMYEQIGKVDAVVNAAGGAAFSPLTELTPEKNEKGILSKLKGQVNLVLLGLDHVNDNGCFTLTTGIMMDDPILQGASAAMANGGVKAFVKSAAIEMPRGIRINSVSPNAVQESWDRLRDYFPGFQAVPANRVALAFKKSVYGAQTGQNYEVY from the coding sequence ATGAAAATACTTGTCATCGGTGCGAGTGGCACTATTGGAAAAGAAGTTACAAAAGAACTTGAGCATGATCATGATATTATTCTCGCTGGCAGGAACGGCGCAGATATATCAGTTGATATTACGTCACCAGATAGCATAAAAAACATGTACGAACAAATTGGCAAAGTTGATGCGGTCGTTAATGCAGCAGGTGGCGCTGCTTTCAGTCCTTTAACAGAGCTGACTCCAGAGAAAAATGAGAAGGGAATCCTTAGTAAACTTAAAGGCCAAGTAAATTTAGTACTGTTAGGGTTAGACCATGTTAACGATAATGGCTGTTTTACATTGACTACTGGTATCATGATGGATGACCCGATACTACAAGGAGCATCTGCTGCAATGGCAAACGGTGGAGTTAAAGCTTTCGTTAAGTCAGCTGCAATTGAGATGCCAAGGGGAATTCGAATAAATAGCGTTAGCCCTAATGCCGTCCAAGAATCTTGGGATAGACTCCGTGACTACTTCCCTGGATTTCAAGCTGTACCCGCTAATCGAGTCGCATTAGCCTTTAAGAAAAGTGTTTATGGCGCCCAAACTGGTCAGAATTATGAGGTATATTAA
- a CDS encoding GntR family transcriptional regulator encodes MNVNFNNRDPVYLQVVRSFKEQIAIGQLAPGEEIPSRRELANQIKINPNTAQRAYKEMEEQGLIHTERNHPSKITSDAKILGKVREELLEQAVDDFVASVQSINVPIEELLRLVEKSYTTVGKNRGLMND; translated from the coding sequence ATGAATGTGAATTTTAATAACCGGGATCCAGTATATCTACAGGTTGTTCGATCCTTTAAAGAACAAATTGCGATAGGTCAACTCGCACCTGGAGAAGAGATTCCATCAAGAAGAGAATTAGCAAATCAAATTAAAATTAATCCAAATACCGCGCAGCGAGCGTACAAAGAAATGGAGGAACAGGGTTTGATCCACACGGAGCGAAACCATCCAAGTAAAATTACAAGTGACGCAAAAATCCTTGGGAAGGTACGGGAGGAATTGTTGGAACAAGCCGTTGACGACTTTGTAGCATCCGTACAATCCATCAATGTTCCAATCGAAGAACTGCTTCGATTAGTGGAGAAAAGCTATACAACAGTTGGTAAGAATAGGGGGCTTATGAATGATTGA
- a CDS encoding BCCT family transporter, with protein MRNVTIVFWYGLIVCAAVVTWGSVAPANLKEITATVTTFISVHFGWYYLIIIMIMLVFCIYLTFSKFGKVKLGKDGDKPEFSLISWFAMLFSAGMGMGLVFWTTAEPISHAFKSTPGADPGSDEAIKEALQYSFFHWGVHAWAVYGIVALVLAYFKFHRGAPGLISATLVPLFGEKAMQGFAGKMIDTLAVVATVVGVAATLGFGSAQINGGLSFLFGIPNTYGVLLIILVVATALFIGSAWSGIGRGIKYLSNINMGLAFVLLLILFIVGPTLYILNMFTSTLGGYVSNFFDMSFHLAPLDGDNRSWINSWTIFYWAWWISWAPFVGIFIARISKGRTVKEFMLGVLIVPSLVCFIFFAVFGVSALNLEQNGIAKISELSLETSTFGVLQEYPLGTLMSIITIFVVAIFFITSADSATFVLGMLSTAGHINPSNSVKIVWGLAQSAMAAIVVYFGGTQGLQNVLIIAALPFSIVIMLMGASFYKAVKQEDRDRAK; from the coding sequence GTGAGAAATGTAACAATCGTTTTTTGGTATGGACTCATTGTTTGCGCAGCGGTAGTTACTTGGGGTTCAGTTGCACCAGCTAACTTGAAGGAAATTACTGCAACGGTAACAACATTTATTTCGGTGCATTTTGGATGGTATTATTTAATTATTATCATGATCATGCTTGTTTTTTGTATTTATTTAACTTTTTCCAAGTTTGGTAAGGTAAAGCTGGGTAAGGATGGGGACAAACCCGAATTTAGCCTGATTTCTTGGTTTGCCATGCTGTTTAGCGCAGGAATGGGGATGGGATTGGTTTTTTGGACGACAGCGGAACCTATTTCTCATGCGTTTAAAAGTACACCTGGGGCTGATCCGGGATCTGATGAGGCAATTAAAGAAGCGCTTCAGTATTCATTTTTCCATTGGGGTGTACATGCATGGGCAGTATACGGTATTGTCGCGCTTGTACTGGCGTACTTTAAATTCCACCGCGGGGCACCAGGTCTGATAAGTGCTACCCTCGTTCCGTTGTTTGGTGAAAAAGCAATGCAAGGTTTTGCAGGTAAAATGATCGATACGCTGGCTGTTGTTGCCACAGTTGTAGGAGTGGCTGCTACGCTTGGCTTTGGATCAGCTCAAATAAATGGTGGTTTATCATTTCTTTTTGGCATTCCAAATACTTATGGGGTTTTACTAATTATCCTTGTGGTAGCAACCGCACTATTCATTGGTTCTGCATGGTCAGGAATTGGTCGCGGCATCAAGTACTTGAGTAACATTAATATGGGGTTAGCCTTTGTATTACTACTTATCTTGTTTATCGTAGGACCAACGTTATACATTTTGAATATGTTTACCAGCACACTTGGTGGTTATGTTTCCAACTTTTTTGATATGAGTTTTCATTTAGCGCCACTTGATGGGGATAATCGTTCCTGGATAAATAGCTGGACGATATTTTACTGGGCATGGTGGATTTCATGGGCTCCGTTTGTTGGTATATTTATAGCGAGAATTTCAAAAGGACGTACGGTTAAGGAATTTATGCTTGGTGTGTTAATTGTACCTTCCTTAGTTTGTTTTATTTTCTTCGCAGTCTTCGGAGTGTCAGCATTGAACCTTGAACAAAATGGCATTGCAAAGATATCAGAGTTATCATTGGAAACATCGACGTTTGGGGTCTTGCAAGAGTACCCACTTGGAACATTGATGTCGATCATAACTATATTTGTAGTAGCTATCTTTTTTATTACTTCTGCTGACTCAGCAACATTTGTACTTGGGATGTTAAGTACAGCTGGACACATAAACCCTTCAAATTCAGTGAAAATTGTGTGGGGTTTAGCGCAATCCGCAATGGCAGCAATTGTAGTGTATTTCGGTGGTACTCAGGGGCTACAAAACGTCCTAATTATTGCCGCCTTACCTTTTTCAATCGTTATAATGCTGATGGGCGCCTCTTTCTATAAGGCTGTAAAACAAGAGGATCGGGATAGAGCCAAATAG
- a CDS encoding GNAT family N-acetyltransferase, whose translation MEIFMDPIAMTHYPSTKNKNETLEWINWTLGNYRDYGVGLWIVEDKQTAEFLGQCGIVPQKFEDGVTMEIGYLLKRIVWGNGYATEAALACKKYGFEEKGYSKLISLIDLKNQASINVAERIGMEREDTIHRWGKKIYMYSCFGNKFKNKENVN comes from the coding sequence ATGGAAATATTTATGGATCCAATAGCGATGACGCATTATCCATCCACAAAAAATAAAAATGAAACATTAGAATGGATTAATTGGACACTCGGTAACTATCGGGACTATGGTGTTGGGTTATGGATTGTGGAGGATAAGCAGACGGCTGAATTTTTAGGTCAATGTGGGATAGTGCCACAGAAGTTTGAAGACGGCGTAACAATGGAAATTGGTTATCTCCTCAAGCGAATTGTATGGGGAAATGGATATGCTACTGAAGCTGCTTTAGCATGTAAAAAATACGGTTTTGAGGAAAAGGGGTATTCGAAATTAATCTCTTTAATTGATTTGAAGAACCAAGCATCTATTAATGTGGCTGAACGAATTGGAATGGAACGTGAAGATACAATTCATAGGTGGGGGAAGAAAATTTATATGTATTCGTGCTTCGGTAATAAGTTTAAAAATAAGGAGAATGTAAATTAA
- a CDS encoding UDP-N-acetylmuramoyl-L-alanyl-D-glutamate--2,6-diaminopimelate ligase translates to MNINFEKDNEIGILKIYGTKQNSISSITYDSRKVVEGSAFVCIAGENDDGHCFMKDAVKQGATVILGDNEKALRDVSQQYPDCSFLYVDNVRVAVAKLVAVFHDFRYKNLFTVGVTGTNGKTTVAAYVRSLLNNLGLPTGSIGTTGIWTSKSKLDFMQSTPTTPEASDIHDIFDHLYACGDKAVAMEVSSIAIEQKRVEGILFDVGIHTNLSPEHIEYHRNFENYKRAKLKLFNQVKTAVVNVDDPEMATEILDTFKGNIFTYSLSNESNADVVATNIKVTENGSLIDLHVRGEIFKVRTPVFGGYNVANLMAAVCVALEADFSIENIVQALSHIENPEGRFELIQDGTVGRKIILDYAHTPVALRSLLSEVHKLEYNRLIVMIAGIGIRDFDKMPKMASVVDGEADSIVVTVDHPGYNDPSKVVDRVLDGFTNRLAENIHPTLTREDGVKKALSLGHDGDIIVLTSGCINGAQIIQGEKVPHSDAAIIEEYFNGIQFSEGHELKEGI, encoded by the coding sequence ATGAATATTAACTTCGAAAAAGATAATGAAATAGGTATTTTGAAAATATATGGTACGAAACAAAACAGTATTTCATCGATTACGTATGATTCGCGGAAAGTTGTCGAGGGATCTGCTTTTGTTTGTATTGCGGGTGAAAATGATGATGGGCATTGTTTCATGAAAGATGCCGTCAAACAAGGTGCAACGGTTATCCTTGGCGATAATGAAAAGGCGTTAAGAGATGTCAGTCAGCAGTATCCAGATTGTTCATTTCTATATGTCGATAATGTACGAGTTGCTGTTGCAAAACTAGTCGCAGTTTTTCATGACTTTCGATACAAGAATCTATTTACAGTAGGTGTTACAGGTACAAATGGAAAAACGACAGTAGCAGCTTATGTTAGGTCATTATTAAATAACTTAGGATTGCCAACTGGATCTATAGGTACGACTGGTATATGGACCTCAAAAAGTAAACTGGATTTCATGCAAAGTACTCCAACTACTCCTGAGGCATCAGATATTCATGATATTTTCGATCATTTATATGCATGTGGTGATAAGGCAGTTGCGATGGAAGTATCGTCGATTGCAATTGAACAAAAGCGAGTGGAGGGCATTCTGTTTGATGTAGGCATACATACAAATTTGTCTCCAGAACATATCGAATACCATAGGAACTTTGAAAACTACAAAAGGGCAAAACTGAAGTTGTTTAATCAAGTGAAAACTGCAGTAGTAAATGTAGACGATCCTGAAATGGCTACGGAGATTCTCGATACATTTAAAGGGAACATTTTCACATATAGCTTGTCAAATGAATCGAATGCAGATGTAGTAGCAACAAATATAAAGGTAACTGAAAATGGTTCACTAATTGATTTGCATGTAAGGGGAGAAATATTTAAAGTGCGCACGCCCGTCTTTGGTGGCTATAATGTAGCAAATCTTATGGCAGCTGTATGTGTAGCGCTTGAAGCAGACTTTTCTATAGAAAATATTGTACAAGCCTTATCACACATTGAAAATCCTGAGGGAAGATTTGAGCTCATTCAGGATGGTACTGTTGGAAGAAAAATTATTCTTGATTATGCTCATACCCCTGTAGCGCTTCGAAGTTTGCTATCAGAAGTACACAAATTAGAATACAATCGCCTAATTGTGATGATCGCTGGAATAGGGATCCGTGATTTTGATAAGATGCCAAAGATGGCAAGTGTTGTGGACGGTGAAGCTGATTCTATTGTTGTAACGGTTGACCATCCAGGATACAATGATCCAAGTAAAGTTGTTGACCGGGTCCTTGATGGTTTTACTAATCGACTAGCTGAAAATATTCACCCAACATTAACACGCGAAGATGGTGTGAAAAAAGCACTATCTTTAGGTCATGACGGTGATATTATTGTGTTAACCAGTGGATGTATTAATGGAGCACAAATCATACAAGGGGAAAAGGTCCCGCATTCTGATGCAGCGATTATAGAGGAATATTTTAATGGAATTCAGTTTAGTGAAGGTCATGAATTAAAAGAAGGAATCTAA
- a CDS encoding VOC family protein encodes MKKLVPHIRIEDCKEEVEYYQKAFGGEIKNTQLSDGIEMFKGHEGKYIHAELHINDNCIIYFADIFGDQLVNGSNMLLGPDLDSEEEITKIYEFLAEEGEIKMELQDTFWGAKHAIVKDKNGISWELNYTK; translated from the coding sequence ATGAAAAAGTTAGTACCACATATCAGAATTGAAGATTGTAAAGAAGAAGTAGAATATTACCAAAAGGCCTTTGGTGGCGAAATCAAAAACACACAGCTTTCAGATGGCATCGAAATGTTTAAAGGCCATGAGGGCAAATACATCCATGCCGAGCTACATATAAATGACAATTGCATTATTTATTTTGCTGATATTTTTGGTGATCAATTGGTTAACGGAAGTAATATGCTACTTGGACCAGACCTTGATAGCGAAGAAGAAATTACGAAGATCTATGAATTCTTGGCTGAAGAAGGAGAAATAAAAATGGAATTACAAGATACATTTTGGGGTGCGAAACACGCTATTGTAAAAGATAAGAACGGTATCTCCTGGGAGTTAAATTATACTAAGTAG
- a CDS encoding ATP-binding cassette domain-containing protein produces MIEVKDITKKFGRKKVLRGVSFTAEKGEITCLIGINGVGKTTILNAIMALTPINKGQILLNGEAITEKSFERITFIPDAITMLPNMRISEAMEFMNDFYTCWNQKRALELLGFFKLSKSDKISSLSKGNTAKVNLLLGLAMDVDYILMDEPFSGIDMFSREQIANVFTSHLIEDRGVIITTHEINDIEHLIDKVVLIDEGVVIKEFNAEEARESEGKSVVDVMREVYQA; encoded by the coding sequence ATGATTGAGGTAAAAGATATCACCAAGAAATTTGGAAGAAAAAAAGTGCTTAGGGGTGTTTCCTTCACAGCTGAAAAAGGCGAAATAACGTGTTTAATAGGAATAAATGGGGTTGGAAAAACAACCATTTTAAACGCAATTATGGCACTTACACCGATTAATAAAGGACAGATTTTATTGAATGGTGAAGCAATTACCGAAAAATCCTTCGAAAGAATCACTTTCATACCGGATGCAATCACGATGTTACCAAACATGAGGATTTCTGAAGCGATGGAGTTCATGAATGACTTTTATACATGCTGGAATCAAAAGCGTGCATTAGAGTTACTTGGTTTTTTTAAATTAAGTAAAAGCGACAAAATTTCTTCTTTATCAAAAGGGAACACAGCAAAAGTTAATCTATTGCTTGGTTTAGCAATGGATGTCGATTACATATTAATGGACGAACCGTTTTCTGGTATTGATATGTTTAGTCGCGAACAAATAGCTAATGTATTCACTAGTCATTTAATTGAAGATCGCGGTGTTATTATCACAACACATGAAATAAATGATATTGAACATTTAATTGATAAAGTCGTTTTAATAGATGAAGGGGTCGTTATAAAGGAATTTAATGCCGAGGAAGCAAGGGAAAGCGAAGGAAAATCTGTTGTGGATGTAATGAGAGAGGTGTATCAAGCATGA
- a CDS encoding ASCH domain-containing protein, which produces MKKSVDIMWKSYLQTVPESEREEKTYTSWAFGSDADMAKELAELVRTGEKTATCSLHMWYEIEQEVLPFKGEINIITDWDGEAEAVTETIDVQILPFNEVSTEFAAKEGEGDKSYDYWRRVHVEFFTNELKELKKEFDENMLVVCEEFRVVYKK; this is translated from the coding sequence ATGAAAAAATCAGTAGATATCATGTGGAAAAGCTATTTACAAACTGTACCTGAATCAGAACGTGAAGAGAAAACATATACCTCCTGGGCTTTTGGGAGTGATGCAGATATGGCAAAAGAACTAGCTGAACTAGTGAGGACTGGTGAGAAAACAGCTACATGTTCCTTACATATGTGGTACGAAATAGAGCAGGAAGTCTTACCTTTCAAAGGGGAAATAAACATTATTACGGATTGGGATGGAGAAGCGGAAGCAGTTACGGAAACAATTGATGTGCAGATTCTTCCGTTTAATGAAGTCAGTACTGAATTTGCCGCAAAAGAAGGCGAAGGAGACAAATCCTATGATTATTGGCGACGGGTCCATGTAGAATTTTTTACAAATGAATTGAAGGAACTGAAAAAGGAATTTGATGAAAACATGTTAGTGGTTTGTGAGGAGTTTAGAGTAGTATATAAAAAGTAA
- a CDS encoding MBL fold metallo-hydrolase: MEKKKPIRIDNRIYLIDGFDLGKPERTGTYVIDEEELTLVETGPSPSIKYVKEGLDSLGFSLTDVKYIIVTHIHLDHAGGAGLLIKDCPNAKVVVHPKGERHLINPKKLAAGARAVYGESFAELFDPIVPVPEDKLLIKGESDELKIGPECTLEFLDTPGHAKHHFSIYDPVSNGIFTGDTIGIRYDQLIRDGIDFFLPSTSPNHFDPEAMQRSIDRIKDMNVDRIYYGHFGMTKKIDQALDQVSNWLDVFMEEGERIFSAGGGYAELATRLLYHVKEDLQRLNVPHDHEVYYLINLDMQVSALGLIDYFQKVKM, encoded by the coding sequence ATGGAAAAGAAAAAACCTATCCGTATAGATAATCGGATATATTTGATTGACGGGTTTGACCTAGGGAAACCAGAACGAACTGGTACATACGTTATTGATGAGGAGGAACTTACTTTAGTCGAAACGGGACCAAGTCCATCAATTAAATATGTAAAAGAGGGTTTAGATTCACTCGGTTTTTCTTTGACAGATGTAAAATATATTATCGTAACACATATTCATTTGGACCATGCTGGTGGCGCTGGTCTATTAATTAAGGATTGTCCAAATGCCAAGGTAGTTGTTCATCCAAAAGGGGAACGCCATTTAATCAATCCTAAAAAGCTTGCAGCAGGTGCTCGTGCTGTATATGGAGAAAGTTTCGCTGAATTGTTTGATCCAATTGTGCCTGTTCCTGAAGATAAATTGTTAATAAAAGGGGAAAGTGACGAATTGAAGATTGGTCCTGAATGCACGCTTGAATTTCTAGATACGCCTGGTCACGCCAAGCACCACTTTAGTATTTATGATCCAGTTAGCAATGGAATTTTTACTGGTGATACGATTGGAATTCGTTACGATCAATTAATACGTGATGGAATTGATTTTTTCTTACCATCTACATCACCAAATCATTTTGATCCTGAAGCTATGCAAAGGTCTATAGACCGTATAAAAGATATGAATGTAGATCGGATTTATTATGGTCATTTTGGAATGACAAAGAAGATTGATCAAGCTCTTGATCAGGTTTCCAACTGGTTGGATGTTTTTATGGAAGAGGGAGAAAGGATTTTTTCTGCAGGTGGAGGCTATGCTGAACTGGCGACAAGGTTGTTATATCACGTTAAGGAAGACTTGCAACGTTTAAATGTCCCACATGATCATGAGGTTTACTATTTAATAAATTTAGATATGCAAGTTAGCGCATTAGGATTAATTGATTATTTTCAAAAAGTAAAAATGTAA